The nucleotide sequence CCTGTACGGACGGTGACGAATACAATATTTCGTATGAAAACTTAAGCTATTTTAAATCGGGCACGACCGACGAAAACGGAAATTTTGAAGTTGTGTTTCCGCTTGCTGACAAAAACGGCGACTATGTTTTGCAGATTACCACGCGTTACGGCGTTGCGTACCGCGAAATTTTCAGCTACGACAACAAATCGGTAATCGACCTTAACAACGTCCTTGCCGAAAAGGACTCGGAAAAACTCGGAGCATTTCTTTTGAGCGACAAAAAATTTCTCGATTACGACACGTCGATTTACGACAGTCTTGACGGCGAGGCGAAAATTCTGGTGTGCCGTGCGCTGATTGACGAATACGAAAAAAACGGCGTATATGAAAATATAGACGCTTTCCACCAAAGTTTTAATAAAATTGCACAGGAAACAAGGGACAGTCTTATTTATCTTCCCGAGTTTTCAAAGGAAAGCAGAATAGGTCTTCTCACAAGCTATTACAACGATTCGGGCAGTGACGCGGATAAAAAGGTTTTTGCGTACATAACCGAAAACAATCTTCTCGACTACGTTATAACAAATCTTGAAAATAACAAAACTGACGACCTTTTCGGAAACGTTGCGGACATCACGGTAAAAAGCCTTTGGGACGCGCAGACGGTTTATTACACAACGTTTGACAAAATCATAAACACCGACAACGTTTTTTCGTTTGATGATGAGCTTTTGGCAAAATATAAGTCGGCAAAAAACAGCGACGCTTTGCTTAAAGAAATTTCAAACACAATAAACACCGCAAGCTCGGTTGACGGATTTAAAAAGGTTATCGAAAACGCGGTGACGAAAATAAATTCGCAGTCCGACGACGAAGAAATCATCAAAAAACCGCCGCAGTCGGGTTCAAAAGGAGGCGGAGGAGGCGGAAAGGTATCGGGCGGAATTGCTGTTATACCGCCTGTGGAAACACTCCCCGACACCGACACCGCGCAAACCGAGCCGGGCGTTACAAAAGAAACGTTTGCCGATTTGGACGGCTTTGACTGGGCGAAAGATGCAATTTTGTCACTCAAAGAGCAAGGTATAATAAACGGCAGGTCGGAAGCGGAATTTGACCCGTCGGCGACCGTTACGCGTGCGGAATTTTCGCATATGCTCGCAAAGGCAATGAAGCTTGATACCGATAATGCGAAGTCGGATTTTGCCGACGTTTCGGAAAACGAATGGTTTTACAAAAGCGTTTCGGCGCTTTCGGAAAAAGGCATTGTAAACGGTATGGGAAACGGACTTTTCGGAAGTAACAATCCCATTTCGCGCCAGGATTCGGCGGTTATGCTCGCAGGCTTTGTAAATTCGGAAAATACCGAAAACACCGATTTTGCCGACGCGGACGAAATAGCCGATTACGCGAAAGAAAGTGTTAAAAAATTAAAATCCGCAAAAATCTTTTCGGGTGACGAAAACGGTAATTTCAATCCGAAATCAAGCATCACGCGCGCCGAGTCAGCGGTTGTGATTTACAATATTTTAAAAGGTGAGGGGGCGTCTCAAAAATAATGAAAAAGTTAATTGCAATTATTATTTCGTTTGTAATGATTTTTGAGGTTATACCCGTATCGCTTGCGTCTGCGGAAAATGACAGCGCGGAGTTTGAGAGAAGAACAAAAATTCTCACCACGCTTAAAATCATAAGAGAAACAAAGGAAAAAGGCGAGAATGTAACACGCGCACAGGCGATTGACACGGCGGTGCGCAGTATCAGAAAAAGCGTTCCCGTAAAAAACGGCAAATGCGGTTATACCGATGTTTTGCCGGGGCACAAATACATAGACTCGCTTGCGGCAGCATTTGACACCGCGCTTCTTTCGGGAAACAACGAAAACAAAATTTTTCCCGACGAGAACATCAAAACCGAAACGCTTTTGAGGCTTTATATCCACATTCTCGGCTACGACGCATACTATGACTGGACGAAAAAGGACGCATACGGCATTTCAGCGGACTTAAAGCTTACAAAAGACGCGGACGTTACAAAGGAATATATCGACTTTGAAAACTTTGTAAATATCGCGTTCAACGCGCTTGAAATCCCGATTTTGCAGGTTACCTCAATCGCGGACGGAAACGTGAAAGTCGATACCGACAGGGACGTAACGCTTCTTTCGGAATATCTCGATATTTATGAAGATACGGGTTTTGTTTACGCAAACGGCTATACGTCGCTCCGCGGAAAAAGCACCGCAGAGGAGGGCTTTGTGATTATAGAAAATTACAAATTCCGCGCGGGCGAAAGC is from Qingrenia yutianensis and encodes:
- a CDS encoding S-layer homology domain-containing protein translates to MKKFTVSALVFVLTVFSALTCFCEAVPNAEITLDAESMFRKISVSGCLTSANIGLDKDYGASVGMPISFVMMTAPCTDGDEYNISYENLSYFKSGTTDENGNFEVVFPLADKNGDYVLQITTRYGVAYREIFSYDNKSVIDLNNVLAEKDSEKLGAFLLSDKKFLDYDTSIYDSLDGEAKILVCRALIDEYEKNGVYENIDAFHQSFNKIAQETRDSLIYLPEFSKESRIGLLTSYYNDSGSDADKKVFAYITENNLLDYVITNLENNKTDDLFGNVADITVKSLWDAQTVYYTTFDKIINTDNVFSFDDELLAKYKSAKNSDALLKEISNTINTASSVDGFKKVIENAVTKINSQSDDEEIIKKPPQSGSKGGGGGGKVSGGIAVIPPVETLPDTDTAQTEPGVTKETFADLDGFDWAKDAILSLKEQGIINGRSEAEFDPSATVTRAEFSHMLAKAMKLDTDNAKSDFADVSENEWFYKSVSALSEKGIVNGMGNGLFGSNNPISRQDSAVMLAGFVNSENTENTDFADADEIADYAKESVKKLKSAKIFSGDENGNFNPKSSITRAESAVVIYNILKGEGASQK